A segment of the Gossypium hirsutum isolate 1008001.06 chromosome D10, Gossypium_hirsutum_v2.1, whole genome shotgun sequence genome:
ttattatttctcaatatgattttaaatgaagtaaATTATTAATACTAAATATGGATAGAATTATAGGACTAGTCGATGCTTCATGTTCAGCATCCTGGATCAGCCAACTTACTATTTTTCATCAATTCCTATAACAGTTAATACTTATATGAGCATTTTCctttctctctatatatatatataaataaagtcAAAAATTGGAAATTTCCTTAAGACATATGTGGATGCTCTTTTTGActaataagaatatatatatataaatccaatcaaaaattgaaataatcaAGTTCTTAATATTCAAGTTCAGTCTATAAATAATATACCAGTTTTCTAGCTTCCCACACATCAAAACACTCACTCACTCATCcatttcttcttctcttctttcagCTCAAAGAAAAGACTTGAAATAGTTTTAGAATTATGGGTGTTGTAACTTATGAATTTGAGGTAACCTCCCCAGTCGCCCCGACCAGGCTTTTCAAAGCCTTTGTTCTTGAAGGTGCCAAGGTTTATCCCAAGGCTGCCCCTCATGCAATTAAGAGTGTTGAGCTCGAAGGTGATGGTAAGCCAGGAAGTATTGTAAAGATCAATTTTGTTGAAGGTTAGTTACTTctttaattttcactttttttttgtatgTGCTTGATACGAGTATGTCGGATAACAAGTATTTTATTTCCTTAGGTCTTCCATTCCAATATATGAAGCACATGATTGGCGGACATGATGAAAGCAATTTGTCATACAGTTACAGTTTGATCGAAGGTGGACCTCTCGGGGACAAGCTTGAGAAAATTAGCTATGAGAACCAATTTGTGGCTGATGCAAGTGGAGGAAGTGTTTGCAAGAGCTCGATCAAATTTTACACCATTGGCGACTATGTAATCACTGAAGATGAAATCAAGGCTCTCATTCAAAGGAGTGAGGTAGTTTACAAGGCTATTGAAGCTTACCTCTTGGCTAACACTGATGCTTGCAACTAAGATATTAATTTGTTTCTCCATTGTTATATTAATAAGACTGGTGGTCTTCAGGATTTgatcatctttatttttattatactcaAAGAGTTTGAGTTGTATTATGTttgatatatataatgaaataaaacaaacatataaGCTTACAAAAATAATTGGGTTTTACCTCATTTATATTTCGCAAAGACTACAAATTTTCTTTCATATATTCTTTGTGTTTGTAAATTCTCAATCTCAACAAAGATTGGTTTTtagataattgaatttttattttaagttcaaAAGAAAGCATAAAAACTGCTACAGTGTAATCATGGTGTAGCCATATGTTTTCAATTTTGACGTATTCACCACAATCTACAAATAGAATTAATTACGTCACTATGTATAATATTTACATTACAAGTCGTGAAAATCATTagttaaaaatacttttttttaaaaaataattacatctGGAATGCACGTGGAGAAAATGTTGTCTAGATTCATTCTAAATGag
Coding sequences within it:
- the LOC107916192 gene encoding major pollen allergen Bet v 1-F/I, with protein sequence MGVVTYEFEVTSPVAPTRLFKAFVLEGAKVYPKAAPHAIKSVELEGDGKPGSIVKINFVEGLPFQYMKHMIGGHDESNLSYSYSLIEGGPLGDKLEKISYENQFVADASGGSVCKSSIKFYTIGDYVITEDEIKALIQRSEVVYKAIEAYLLANTDACN